DNA from Mucilaginibacter mallensis:
GTTAATGTTTTCGGCGCTTTTATTTTAGAACCATACCTTGCAGTACCGTTCAATCGAGATGATGTAAGTAAACCTGTGTTTGGCTTAGGCTTTACACCGGGGTGGTAAATAATAAAACCTATCACGGTGTAAATGGTTAAAGTTGATGTATAATATCTTTATGAAAAAAATCATCCTGCTTACTTTTCTATTATTTAATTGCTGCTTGCTTTTTGCACAAACTACGGCTGTAGTTACCCGTACAGTTGATGGCACAACGATGAGTTCATCAAATGATTTCTTTATAAACGCATCACATTCAAAAAATTCAAGCATATTTTTTCAATTGGTGGATACAGCAGGTATAAGCCAAACATTTAAGAGTGATGCGCTTATAACTGTATTCGCACCGGATAACCAGGCGTTTTTAAAATTGGATAAGGCAGTACTTGATACTCTTTTGAAACCCGCGCACAAACAAGATCTGGTAAAACTTCTACTATCACACGTACTTACCGGCAAGGTAACTTCAAAAGATATAGCAAAACAGATCAACCTGAATAATGGGCAGGCTGTTTTAACAACTATGGCCAACACAAAATTAATAGCTACAATTGATGCTAACCGCAATATTGTTTTAACTAATGAGAACGGCAATAAAAGCGTTATCAGCAAATTTGATATTCTGCAAAAAAATGGCATTCTGGATATAGTAACCTCTGTATTGATCTCAAAGAATACCCAGCCATAAACAAACCATTTGATGACAATCTTTTTGTAAGGATATTGCGTAATTGTAGTCTAAAGGGGTAAACATACAACATATGCATTGTATGCTGTTTAAACTAAAAGGAATACAAAAATGAAAAAGTCAATCTTATCTATAATGCTATTAGGTATAGTAACCTTACTCAGCTGTCAGAACATTAACGCGCAAAACGATAAAAAGGGAAAAAGACCTATGGCAAAAACCGATGCCGAGTGGAAAAAGATCCTTACACCAAATCAGTACTA
Protein-coding regions in this window:
- a CDS encoding fasciclin domain-containing protein; translated protein: MKKIILLTFLLFNCCLLFAQTTAVVTRTVDGTTMSSSNDFFINASHSKNSSIFFQLVDTAGISQTFKSDALITVFAPDNQAFLKLDKAVLDTLLKPAHKQDLVKLLLSHVLTGKVTSKDIAKQINLNNGQAVLTTMANTKLIATIDANRNIVLTNENGNKSVISKFDILQKNGILDIVTSVLISKNTQP